In one window of Nocardiopsis aegyptia DNA:
- the qcrA gene encoding cytochrome bc1 complex Rieske iron-sulfur subunit, translated as MTDKTNNDNNEPDEIPDRVVGTPTAEEHTVAEAEAERSHEGPYKASETHHRPEEQQRRGEKLASLWFVIAFLGGIGFLVSYFVFGPEEIADPRIGQYSNALLGGTLTLSLFGIGAGMTVWARNVMPHYEVASPYDELPSSEKEKGSFSAFFMQSADESGFTRRPLMRRTLIAAMLPLGIAPIILLRDTGPLPGDKLKVTPWADGRRMVVEGTHREIRPEDLAQDPYGMISALPLMHEEDYGENVHYPHGISLNDQAKSVILLIKMPTNEEGQVDWGEEMTEERRNWTHEGIIAYSKICTHVGCPAALYERTTHRILCPCHQSTFDAANAAEVVFGPAHRPLPQLPIGVDSEGYLVSTGDFSEAPGPTFWDYAKD; from the coding sequence ATGACTGACAAGACGAACAACGACAACAACGAGCCCGACGAGATTCCCGACCGCGTCGTCGGCACGCCCACGGCCGAGGAGCACACGGTGGCCGAGGCCGAGGCCGAGCGCTCCCATGAGGGCCCCTACAAGGCGTCGGAGACCCACCACCGTCCAGAGGAGCAGCAGCGCCGCGGCGAGAAGCTGGCGTCACTGTGGTTCGTCATCGCCTTCCTCGGCGGTATCGGCTTCCTGGTCTCCTACTTCGTGTTCGGACCCGAGGAGATCGCCGATCCCCGGATCGGCCAGTACTCCAACGCGCTGCTGGGCGGGACGCTGACGCTGTCCCTGTTCGGCATCGGCGCGGGGATGACGGTGTGGGCGCGCAACGTGATGCCGCACTACGAGGTCGCCTCGCCCTACGACGAGCTGCCCTCGAGCGAGAAGGAGAAGGGCTCCTTCAGCGCCTTCTTCATGCAGAGCGCCGACGAGAGCGGCTTCACGCGTCGTCCGCTGATGCGGCGCACGCTCATCGCGGCCATGCTGCCGCTGGGCATCGCGCCGATCATCCTGCTGCGCGACACGGGCCCCCTGCCCGGGGACAAGCTCAAGGTCACGCCGTGGGCCGACGGCCGCCGCATGGTGGTCGAGGGCACGCACCGCGAGATCCGGCCCGAGGACCTGGCACAGGACCCGTACGGCATGATCTCCGCGCTCCCCCTCATGCACGAGGAGGACTACGGGGAGAACGTGCACTACCCGCACGGGATCAGCCTCAACGACCAGGCCAAGTCGGTCATCCTGCTGATCAAGATGCCGACCAACGAGGAAGGCCAGGTCGACTGGGGGGAGGAGATGACCGAGGAGCGTCGCAACTGGACGCACGAGGGCATCATCGCCTACTCCAAGATCTGCACCCACGTCGGTTGCCCCGCGGCCCTGTACGAGCGCACGACGCACCGCATCCTGTGCCCGTGCCACCAGTCCACGTTCGACGCCGCGAACGCCGCAGAGGTGGTCTTCGGGCCGGCGCACCGCCCACTGCCCCAGCTGCCGATCGGCGTCGACTCCGAGGGCTACCTCGTGTCGACGGGCGACTTCTCCGAAGCGCCCGGTCCGACGTTCTGGGACTACGCGAAGGACTAG
- the qcrB gene encoding cytochrome bc1 complex cytochrome b subunit, which produces MSKTTQAPKALRGVGNFIDDRFHLAKTGEKNLRKVFPNHWSFMLGEIALYSFIILLVTGVFLTLWFKPSMAEIVYDGSYERLQGVPMSEAYASTLFIDFDVRGGFLVRQIHHWAALIFLASLVVHMLRVFFTGAFRKPREINWLIGVGIFSIAIVEGLFGYSLPDDLPSGMGVRILQGVILSLPLVGTYISMFLFGGEFPGEEIITRLYMLHILLLPALLLALIVAHFMILWHQKHTQYPGIGHTDKTVVGTPMFPAFAVKAGGFFFFTFAVTAGLSAFVQVNPIHLFGPFTPTSITSGLQPDWYMGFLEGSLRIFPNTLDFDIFGYAVPVAVLIPGLGVMGLLFGALGAWPFIEQWITGDKRAHNVADRPRNAPVRTGLGVAGITAYGILWLAGSNDILSETFSINLYLTTYIFRVLIIVGPVVGFIITKRICLGLQRRDRETLEHGYESGVIQQLPSGEFIEVHRESSDETVEILSSKPTITSTALDETVDEKGVESPQARKGMGKLRRRLALWYTRDNVTVSDVQAHSGHHLHHSHSAEESDKEPAH; this is translated from the coding sequence ATGAGTAAGACCACGCAAGCACCCAAGGCGTTGCGCGGCGTCGGGAATTTCATCGACGACCGCTTCCACCTGGCCAAGACGGGCGAGAAGAACCTCCGCAAGGTCTTCCCGAACCACTGGTCGTTCATGCTGGGCGAGATCGCCCTGTATTCGTTCATCATCCTGCTGGTCACGGGCGTGTTCCTCACGCTCTGGTTCAAGCCGAGCATGGCGGAGATCGTCTACGACGGCTCCTACGAGCGCCTCCAGGGCGTTCCGATGAGTGAGGCCTACGCCTCCACGCTGTTCATCGACTTCGACGTGCGCGGCGGGTTCCTCGTACGGCAGATCCACCACTGGGCCGCGCTGATCTTCCTGGCGTCGCTCGTGGTGCACATGCTCCGGGTGTTCTTCACCGGTGCGTTCCGCAAGCCGCGCGAGATCAACTGGCTCATCGGCGTCGGTATCTTCAGCATCGCGATCGTCGAGGGCCTCTTCGGCTACTCGCTGCCGGACGACCTGCCCTCGGGCATGGGCGTGCGGATCCTGCAGGGCGTGATCCTGTCGCTGCCGCTGGTCGGCACCTACATCTCGATGTTCCTGTTCGGCGGGGAGTTCCCCGGCGAGGAGATCATCACGCGCCTGTACATGCTGCACATCCTGCTGCTCCCGGCGCTGCTGCTGGCCCTGATCGTGGCCCACTTCATGATCCTGTGGCACCAGAAGCACACGCAGTACCCGGGCATCGGGCATACGGACAAGACGGTCGTGGGAACACCCATGTTCCCGGCGTTCGCGGTCAAGGCCGGAGGGTTCTTCTTCTTCACCTTCGCCGTCACCGCGGGTCTGAGCGCCTTCGTGCAGGTCAACCCGATCCACCTGTTCGGGCCGTTCACACCGACGTCCATCACCTCCGGCCTCCAGCCGGACTGGTACATGGGCTTCCTGGAGGGCTCGCTGCGCATCTTCCCGAACACGCTCGACTTCGACATCTTCGGATACGCGGTGCCCGTCGCCGTGCTCATCCCGGGACTCGGCGTCATGGGCCTGCTGTTCGGCGCGCTGGGCGCCTGGCCGTTCATCGAGCAGTGGATCACCGGGGACAAGCGGGCGCACAACGTGGCCGACCGGCCGCGCAACGCCCCCGTGCGCACCGGCCTGGGCGTCGCGGGCATCACCGCCTACGGCATCCTGTGGCTGGCGGGGTCCAACGACATCCTGTCGGAGACCTTCTCCATCAACCTGTACCTCACCACGTACATCTTCCGCGTGCTGATCATCGTGGGCCCGGTCGTCGGGTTCATCATCACCAAGCGGATCTGCCTGGGCCTGCAGCGGCGCGACCGCGAGACCCTGGAGCACGGGTACGAGAGCGGCGTCATCCAGCAGCTGCCCAGCGGTGAGTTCATCGAGGTCCACCGGGAGAGCTCGGACGAGACCGTCGAGATCCTGTCCAGCAAGCCGACGATCACGTCGACGGCCCTGGACGAGACGGTCGACGAGAAGGGTGTGGAGAGCCCCCAGGCCCGCAAGGGCATGGGCAAGCTCCGCCGTCGCCTGGCCCTCTGGTACACGAGGGACAACGTGACCGTGTCGGACGTGCAGGCGCACTCCGGCCACCACCTGCACCACTCCCACTCCGCCGAGGAGTCGGACAAGGAGCCCGCCCACTAG
- a CDS encoding AMP-dependent synthetase/ligase gives MREYSSPVKVEIADDARLTDTLYARAASEPDAVAARRQEAGQWRDITVAELHGDIAAYAKALINAGIEHGDRVALMSRTRYEWTVLDYAIWSIGAVTVPVYETSSAEQVEWILSNSGARAAFVETADHAERVESVRSSAPDLGEVWTIEGDDLARLRETGSDVDDAALEKRRTAVKVDDLATLIYTSGTTGRPKGCKLTHRNFLFIAHQALEGPAQHILKGKENPSTLLFLPLAHVFARFVQVMVVEAKATLGHFPSTGPELIEQFSEFRPTFLLAVPRVFEKVYTKAEQKATAEGKGKIFGAAADTAIAYSKALDTGRIPLGLKLKHALFAKLVYGKLLAALGGNADHAVSGGSALGARLGHFFRGIGFTIIEGYGLTETTAPTTVNSPEFNKIGTVGQPLPGTSARIDEDGEILVKGDHIMVGYWDNEKASKEAFTEDGFYRTGDLGSLDDDGFLSITGRKKEIIVTAGGKNVAPAVLEDRIRAHALVSQCMVVGDNRKFIAALVTVDPDAFEQWKESKGKSGTIADLTEDPDLNAAIQEAVDNANKAVSKAEGIKKFRILPSDFTEESGQLTASLKVKRHVVNKEWSQEIENIYAG, from the coding sequence GTGCGCGAATACAGCTCTCCCGTCAAGGTTGAGATCGCCGATGACGCGCGGCTGACCGACACGCTCTACGCGCGCGCGGCAAGCGAGCCCGACGCCGTCGCCGCCCGTCGGCAGGAAGCCGGCCAGTGGCGCGACATCACCGTCGCGGAGCTGCACGGCGACATCGCCGCGTACGCGAAGGCGCTCATCAACGCGGGTATCGAGCACGGTGACCGGGTCGCCCTGATGTCGCGCACCCGCTACGAGTGGACGGTCCTCGACTACGCCATCTGGTCCATCGGCGCCGTCACCGTCCCGGTCTACGAGACCTCCTCGGCCGAGCAGGTCGAGTGGATCCTGAGCAACTCCGGCGCCCGGGCCGCCTTCGTCGAGACCGCCGACCACGCCGAGCGCGTCGAGTCCGTCCGTTCCTCGGCTCCCGACCTCGGCGAGGTCTGGACGATCGAGGGCGACGACCTCGCCCGCCTGCGCGAGACCGGCTCCGACGTCGACGACGCCGCGCTGGAGAAGCGGCGCACGGCGGTCAAGGTCGACGACCTCGCGACCCTCATCTACACCTCGGGCACCACCGGCCGCCCCAAGGGCTGCAAGCTCACCCACCGCAACTTCCTCTTCATCGCCCACCAGGCCCTGGAAGGACCGGCCCAGCACATCCTCAAGGGCAAGGAGAACCCCTCCACCCTGCTCTTCCTCCCGCTGGCCCACGTCTTCGCCCGCTTCGTCCAGGTCATGGTCGTCGAGGCCAAGGCCACCCTGGGCCACTTCCCCTCCACCGGCCCGGAGCTGATCGAGCAGTTCTCTGAGTTCCGCCCGACGTTCCTCCTCGCGGTCCCCCGCGTGTTCGAGAAGGTCTACACCAAGGCCGAGCAGAAGGCGACGGCCGAGGGCAAGGGCAAGATCTTCGGCGCCGCGGCCGACACCGCCATCGCCTACAGCAAGGCCCTGGACACCGGCCGGATCCCGCTGGGCCTCAAGCTCAAGCACGCGCTGTTCGCCAAGCTGGTCTACGGCAAGCTCCTGGCCGCCCTGGGCGGCAACGCCGACCACGCGGTCTCCGGCGGTTCGGCGCTCGGCGCCCGCCTGGGCCACTTCTTCCGCGGCATCGGCTTCACGATCATCGAGGGCTACGGCCTCACCGAGACCACCGCCCCCACCACGGTCAACAGCCCCGAGTTCAACAAGATCGGCACCGTGGGCCAGCCGCTGCCGGGCACCTCCGCCCGCATCGACGAGGACGGCGAGATCCTGGTCAAGGGCGACCACATCATGGTCGGCTACTGGGACAACGAGAAGGCCAGCAAGGAGGCCTTCACCGAGGACGGCTTCTACCGCACCGGCGACCTCGGCTCCCTGGACGACGACGGCTTCCTCAGCATCACGGGCCGCAAGAAGGAGATCATCGTGACCGCGGGCGGCAAGAACGTCGCCCCGGCCGTACTGGAGGACCGCATCCGCGCCCACGCTCTGGTCAGCCAGTGCATGGTGGTCGGCGACAACCGCAAGTTCATCGCCGCCCTGGTCACGGTCGACCCCGATGCGTTCGAGCAGTGGAAGGAAAGCAAGGGCAAGTCCGGCACCATCGCCGACCTGACCGAGGACCCCGACCTCAACGCCGCCATCCAGGAGGCCGTGGACAACGCCAACAAGGCCGTGTCCAAGGCCGAGGGCATCAAGAAGTTCCGCATCCTGCCCAGCGACTTCACCGAGGAGAGCGGCCAGCTGACCGCCTCCCTCAAGGTCAAGCGCCACGTGGTGAACAAGGAGTGGAGCCAGGAGATCGAGAACATCTACGCCGGCTGA
- a CDS encoding ROK family glucokinase, with amino-acid sequence MLTIGVDIGGTKVAAGVVDQDGQILDKVKYPTPSNDPAGLADVVARAVDDLRSRQPEQACHAVGVGVAGFVDEDRATVQVAVNLGLRDEPLKERVQAKVGLPVVIENDANAAAWAEARFGAGRGSAHLVCVTLGTGIGGGLVLDGALFRGRYGVAAEIGHYRMVPHGRRCACGNHGCWEQYASGRALVAEGQDLARTDPKAGERMLKLADGDVEQVSGHVITQAALEGDGAALECFRIVGEWAGLGLADLAAILDPECFVLGGGVSDAGSILLDPVMTSFARHVSGRPGRRLAEVRLAELGGEAGIVGAGDLARH; translated from the coding sequence ATGCTGACCATCGGCGTAGACATCGGCGGCACCAAGGTCGCAGCCGGGGTCGTGGACCAGGACGGGCAGATCCTGGACAAGGTCAAGTACCCCACCCCCTCCAACGACCCGGCGGGTCTGGCCGACGTGGTCGCCCGCGCCGTCGACGACCTGCGCTCCCGTCAGCCGGAGCAGGCCTGCCACGCGGTCGGTGTGGGCGTGGCCGGATTCGTCGACGAGGACCGCGCCACGGTCCAGGTCGCGGTGAACCTCGGCCTGCGCGACGAACCCCTCAAGGAGCGCGTCCAGGCGAAGGTCGGCCTGCCGGTGGTGATCGAGAACGACGCCAACGCGGCCGCCTGGGCCGAGGCGCGCTTCGGCGCCGGCCGCGGCAGCGCCCACCTGGTCTGCGTCACCCTGGGCACCGGCATCGGCGGCGGCCTGGTGCTGGACGGCGCCCTCTTCCGCGGCCGGTACGGTGTCGCCGCCGAGATCGGCCACTACCGGATGGTGCCGCACGGGCGCCGCTGCGCTTGCGGCAACCACGGGTGCTGGGAGCAGTACGCCAGCGGACGCGCCCTGGTCGCCGAGGGGCAGGACCTGGCCCGGACCGACCCCAAGGCCGGCGAGCGCATGCTCAAGCTCGCCGACGGTGACGTGGAGCAGGTGTCGGGGCACGTCATCACCCAGGCCGCGCTGGAGGGCGACGGCGCGGCCCTGGAGTGCTTCCGCATCGTCGGCGAATGGGCCGGACTCGGCCTGGCCGACCTGGCGGCCATCCTCGACCCGGAGTGCTTCGTCCTCGGCGGCGGAGTCTCCGACGCCGGCTCGATCCTGCTGGACCCGGTCATGACCTCGTTCGCCCGCCACGTCTCCGGCCGTCCGGGCCGCCGGCTGGCCGAGGTCCGGCTGGCGGAGCTCGGCGGCGAGGCAGGCATCGTGGGCGCCGGCGACCTCGCCCGGCACTGA